One region of Syntrophobacter fumaroxidans MPOB genomic DNA includes:
- the coaD gene encoding pantetheine-phosphate adenylyltransferase, which translates to MKKVAVYPGSFDPITNGHLDLIERGLKIFDSIVIAVAANPGKKPLFTFEERLEMINASIEGHPMQSRIQVGSFNGLLVDYVSSIKANTILRGLRAISDFEYEFQMALMNRKLSTEIETLYLMTGMRWIYISSRIIKEVVMSGGCVTGLVSPAVEKRLAERLKEPNRSL; encoded by the coding sequence ATGAAAAAAGTGGCGGTCTATCCCGGTTCGTTCGATCCCATCACCAACGGCCACCTGGATCTCATCGAGCGTGGTCTGAAGATTTTCGACAGTATTGTCATCGCGGTGGCGGCCAACCCCGGGAAGAAGCCGCTCTTCACCTTCGAGGAGAGGCTGGAGATGATCAATGCCAGCATCGAAGGGCATCCCATGCAAAGCCGGATCCAGGTCGGGTCGTTCAACGGGTTGCTGGTCGATTACGTGTCGTCCATCAAGGCCAACACCATTCTCAGGGGGCTGAGGGCCATCAGCGACTTTGAGTATGAATTCCAGATGGCGTTGATGAACCGCAAGTTGAGCACGGAGATCGAGACCCTGTATCTCATGACCGGCATGCGGTGGATATACATCAGTTCCCGCATCATCAAGGAAGTGGTGATGTCCGGGGGCTGTGTGACGGGGCTGGTGTCTCCGGCCGTGGAAAAACGATTGGCGGAGCGGCTGAAGGAACCGAACCGGTCGCTTTGA
- a CDS encoding aspartate-semialdehyde dehydrogenase, whose amino-acid sequence MAEKSFRVAVVGATGAVGNLMIQVLEERSFPVGELKLLASARSIGKSLPYKGRMLPVEELTEKSFRGVQLALFSAGSGVSRKFAPIAAEAGCVVVDNSSAFRMDPRIPLVVPEVNAHALGDHPTIIANPNCSTIQMVVALKPIQDAVGIRRIVVTTFQAVSGTGKRAIEELRRQVADLSEGREVTREVYPHQIAFNCFPHIGAFLDNGFTEEEMKMVNETRKIFEDPEIQVCATTVRVPVYFGHSESVNIETRAPISAERVREILSGAPGVIVVDDPGQHRYPVPLQAAGTDDTLVGRIRMDPSVENGLAMWVVADNIRKGAASNAVQIAEILAARNLI is encoded by the coding sequence ATGGCGGAAAAATCCTTTCGAGTTGCAGTGGTGGGCGCCACCGGCGCGGTTGGAAACCTGATGATCCAGGTCCTGGAGGAGCGCTCCTTTCCGGTAGGTGAGCTCAAGCTGCTCGCGTCGGCGCGGTCCATCGGAAAGAGCCTGCCTTACAAGGGCCGAATGCTGCCGGTCGAGGAGCTCACCGAGAAGTCGTTCCGGGGGGTTCAACTGGCCTTGTTTTCGGCGGGTTCGGGCGTGAGCAGGAAGTTCGCCCCCATCGCTGCGGAAGCGGGTTGCGTGGTGGTTGACAATTCCAGCGCATTCCGCATGGATCCCCGGATTCCGCTGGTGGTCCCGGAGGTCAACGCTCATGCCCTGGGCGACCATCCGACGATCATTGCCAATCCCAACTGTTCGACCATCCAGATGGTCGTTGCGCTGAAACCCATTCAGGATGCGGTCGGGATCAGGCGCATCGTCGTGACCACGTTCCAGGCCGTTTCGGGCACCGGAAAGCGGGCCATCGAAGAGTTGCGCAGGCAGGTGGCGGACCTGAGCGAGGGCAGGGAAGTCACCAGGGAGGTCTACCCCCACCAGATCGCTTTCAACTGTTTCCCGCACATAGGGGCCTTTCTCGACAACGGGTTCACCGAAGAAGAGATGAAAATGGTCAACGAGACGCGCAAGATCTTCGAAGACCCCGAAATTCAGGTCTGTGCGACGACGGTGAGAGTGCCGGTGTACTTCGGTCATTCCGAATCCGTCAATATCGAGACGAGGGCCCCGATTTCGGCGGAGCGCGTCCGGGAAATCCTGTCCGGGGCTCCCGGCGTAATCGTCGTGGACGACCCGGGGCAGCACCGGTACCCGGTCCCGCTGCAGGCGGCCGGCACGGACGACACCCTGGTGGGCAGAATCCGAATGGATCCATCGGTGGAAAACGGGCTGGCCATGTGGGTGGTGGCGGACAATATCCGCAAGGGAGCCGCAAGCAATGCCGTCCAGATTGCCGAAATACTCGCGGCGCGGAACCTGATCTGA
- the rsmD gene encoding 16S rRNA (guanine(966)-N(2))-methyltransferase RsmD, which yields MRIVAGQFGGRRLRSPGDARIRPTIDRVREAVFSIIAPHVPGARVLDLFAGTGAFGLEALSRGASRAVFVDQSRDAVRIIEENIARCGVQDRARVILAPVRKALLRLAEEGGSFDLVFMDPPYGKGCLEASLPRLGKVTHSDTLVIGEHHAKDVLPTTPQEGWVKTEERRYGDTRISFFVRDVPR from the coding sequence ATGCGGATCGTGGCCGGCCAATTCGGCGGCCGGCGCCTGCGTTCGCCCGGGGACGCGCGTATCCGGCCGACCATCGACAGAGTGCGCGAAGCGGTCTTCAGTATCATAGCGCCTCATGTTCCCGGCGCGCGAGTGCTCGACCTGTTTGCCGGAACCGGAGCTTTCGGCCTGGAGGCGTTGAGCCGAGGGGCTTCACGGGCCGTTTTTGTGGATCAAAGCCGGGATGCCGTGCGCATCATCGAGGAAAACATCGCCAGATGCGGCGTTCAGGACCGTGCGCGGGTCATTCTTGCCCCGGTTCGGAAAGCGCTCCTGCGGCTTGCCGAAGAAGGCGGGAGCTTCGATCTGGTGTTCATGGATCCCCCTTACGGAAAGGGCTGCCTCGAAGCAAGCCTTCCGCGTCTCGGCAAAGTGACCCATTCCGATACACTGGTGATCGGCGAGCACCATGCGAAGGACGTTCTTCCGACGACCCCTCAGGAGGGCTGGGTGAAAACCGAGGAACGCAGGTATGGCGACACGCGGATTTCATTCTTTGTGAGAGATGTTCCCCGTTGA
- a CDS encoding lytic murein transglycosylase: MNQPLPHRTVCTPIVCLLAIVTCLCAALPGPAAAYDIYAPLKQRLIQDGLRPNVVSLAFQPPPPPQYKIVALTFRIREGKRSYAQFLTPASIAKAQQFLDRHAATFARAESASGVDRRVIAAILLVETRFGSYTGQTPTLAVFSTFAVMDQRENRDKIWSMLTVRDRKRWNRDAFDRKMMDRSKWAYQELSSLLRWADSNGMDVQAYRGSVMGAIGWAQFLPSSLVRYGMDGDQDGVVDLFTAQDAIFSVANYLRGHGWTEARTEAEKERVIYAYNHSRPYCEAVLGIADRLRL; encoded by the coding sequence TTGAACCAACCGCTCCCGCACAGGACCGTGTGTACCCCGATCGTTTGCCTGCTCGCCATCGTGACGTGCCTTTGCGCGGCTTTGCCCGGCCCGGCCGCGGCCTACGACATCTATGCCCCCCTCAAGCAGAGGCTCATCCAGGACGGCCTGCGCCCGAACGTGGTGTCGCTCGCCTTTCAGCCCCCTCCGCCTCCGCAGTACAAGATCGTGGCGCTCACTTTTCGAATCCGGGAAGGCAAGCGCAGTTACGCGCAGTTCCTGACTCCAGCCTCCATCGCCAAGGCGCAGCAGTTTCTCGATCGTCACGCCGCCACGTTCGCCAGGGCCGAAAGCGCGTCCGGGGTGGACCGGCGGGTGATCGCGGCCATCCTGCTGGTGGAAACCCGGTTCGGCAGCTACACCGGTCAGACGCCGACACTGGCCGTTTTTTCCACGTTCGCCGTCATGGACCAAAGGGAGAACCGGGACAAGATCTGGTCCATGCTGACGGTCAGGGACCGCAAGCGATGGAACAGGGACGCCTTCGACCGCAAGATGATGGACCGTTCCAAGTGGGCCTACCAGGAACTGAGCTCGTTGTTGCGGTGGGCCGACTCCAACGGCATGGACGTACAAGCTTACCGAGGCTCCGTGATGGGGGCGATCGGCTGGGCGCAATTCCTGCCTTCGAGTCTCGTGCGATACGGCATGGACGGCGATCAGGACGGCGTCGTCGACCTGTTCACCGCTCAGGACGCCATCTTCAGCGTGGCCAACTACCTGCGCGGGCACGGCTGGACGGAGGCCCGGACCGAAGCGGAGAAGGAGCGCGTGATTTACGCTTACAACCACAGCCGCCCGTACTGCGAGGCCGTGTTGGGAATCGCCGACCGGTTGCGCCTGTAA
- a CDS encoding 3-isopropylmalate dehydrogenase produces the protein MAQGKAYRIAVIPGDGTGPEVVREGLKALDAVAAVKGFKVEKVHYDLGGERYLKTGDILPQGVLDELRTFDAILLGAIGHPDVKPGILEKGLLLELRFQLDQYINLRPVILYPGVETPLKDKRPEDIDFVVVRENTEGLYAGSGGFLRKGTPHEVAIQESINTRVGVERCIRFAFDFCRRRNAGKKLTLCGKTNVLTYAFDLWQRVFNEVAGEYPDIGTDYAHVDATCMWMVKNPEWFDVIVTDNMFGDIITDLGAMIQGGMGIAAGGNINPSGVSMFEPIGGSAPKYTGQNVINPLAAVAAVQMMLDHLEERPAAALIEKAIKKVVARDIKSLSAGRMGRSTSEVGDLVAEYIAGA, from the coding sequence ATGGCACAAGGAAAAGCATATCGCATTGCGGTGATTCCCGGAGACGGCACAGGGCCGGAAGTGGTCCGGGAAGGGCTCAAGGCGCTCGACGCGGTCGCCGCCGTGAAGGGCTTCAAGGTGGAGAAGGTGCATTACGACCTGGGCGGCGAGAGGTACCTGAAGACCGGGGATATCCTCCCGCAGGGAGTTCTCGATGAATTGCGGACTTTCGACGCCATTCTGCTCGGCGCGATAGGACATCCCGACGTCAAGCCGGGAATCCTGGAAAAAGGGCTTCTGCTGGAGCTGCGGTTCCAACTGGACCAGTACATCAACCTGCGTCCGGTCATCCTGTATCCCGGGGTGGAGACTCCCCTCAAGGACAAGAGGCCCGAGGACATCGACTTCGTCGTTGTGCGCGAGAACACCGAAGGGCTGTACGCCGGTTCGGGCGGTTTTCTACGCAAGGGGACGCCTCACGAGGTGGCGATCCAGGAATCGATCAACACGCGCGTGGGCGTCGAGCGTTGCATCCGCTTCGCGTTTGACTTCTGCCGCCGGAGGAACGCCGGGAAAAAGTTGACCTTGTGCGGCAAGACGAACGTCCTGACCTATGCCTTCGACCTCTGGCAGCGCGTGTTCAACGAAGTGGCGGGGGAATACCCGGATATCGGGACCGACTACGCCCATGTGGATGCGACGTGCATGTGGATGGTGAAAAACCCCGAGTGGTTTGACGTCATCGTGACGGACAACATGTTCGGGGACATCATCACCGACCTCGGGGCCATGATCCAGGGCGGGATGGGAATTGCCGCGGGCGGCAACATCAATCCTTCGGGCGTGTCCATGTTCGAGCCCATCGGCGGGTCCGCGCCCAAATACACCGGGCAAAACGTCATCAATCCCCTGGCGGCCGTCGCCGCGGTGCAAATGATGTTGGACCATCTGGAAGAGCGCCCTGCCGCGGCGCTGATCGAGAAGGCCATCAAGAAGGTGGTGGCGCGGGACATCAAGAGCCTGTCGGCGGGGCGGATGGGGCGCTCCACCAGCGAAGTGGGCGACCTCGTGGCGGAGTACATCGCCGGGGCATGA